In the Streptomyces sp. cg36 genome, one interval contains:
- a CDS encoding glycine C-acetyltransferase, producing MYASVRDDLQNTLDEIREAGLFKPERVISTPQSASVSVPSGEVLNFCANNYLGLADHPEVVAAAKEALDRWGYGMASVRFICGTQDVHKELEARLSAFLGQEDTILYSSCFDANGGVFETLLGAEDAVISDALNHASIIDGIRLSKAARHRYANRDMAELEAKLKEASGARRRLIVTDGVFSMDGYVAPLQEICDLADRYDAMVMVDDSHAVGFVGLGGRGTPELHGVMDRVDIITGTLGKALGGASGGYVAARAEIVALLRQRSRPYLFSNSLAPVIAAASLKVLDLLESAGDLRDKLAANTALFRTRMTEAGFEILPGDHAIAPVMIGDAAEAARMAELLLERGVYVIGFSYPVVPMGAARIRVQLSAAHSTEDVERAVAAFTDARATMAG from the coding sequence ATGTACGCGTCCGTCCGTGACGACCTCCAGAACACCCTCGACGAGATCCGCGAGGCCGGTCTCTTCAAGCCCGAGCGGGTGATCTCCACCCCGCAGAGCGCCTCGGTCTCGGTGCCCTCCGGCGAGGTGCTGAACTTCTGCGCCAACAACTACCTGGGCCTGGCCGACCACCCCGAGGTCGTCGCCGCAGCCAAGGAGGCGCTCGACCGCTGGGGCTACGGCATGGCCTCGGTCCGGTTCATCTGCGGCACCCAGGACGTCCACAAGGAGCTGGAGGCCCGTCTGTCGGCGTTCCTCGGCCAGGAGGACACGATCCTCTACTCGTCCTGCTTCGACGCCAACGGCGGTGTCTTCGAGACCCTCCTCGGCGCCGAGGACGCGGTGATCTCCGACGCCCTCAACCACGCCTCGATCATCGACGGCATCCGCCTCTCCAAGGCCGCCCGCCACCGCTACGCCAACCGCGACATGGCCGAGCTGGAGGCGAAGCTGAAGGAGGCGTCGGGCGCCCGCCGCCGTCTCATCGTCACCGACGGCGTCTTCTCCATGGACGGCTACGTGGCCCCCCTCCAGGAGATCTGCGACCTCGCCGACCGCTACGACGCCATGGTCATGGTCGACGACTCGCACGCGGTGGGCTTCGTGGGCCTCGGCGGCCGGGGCACCCCCGAGCTGCACGGCGTGATGGACCGCGTCGACATCATCACCGGCACCCTCGGCAAGGCCCTCGGCGGCGCCTCCGGCGGCTATGTGGCGGCCCGCGCCGAGATCGTCGCCCTGCTGCGCCAGCGCTCGCGCCCGTACCTCTTCTCCAACTCGCTCGCCCCGGTGATCGCCGCCGCCTCCCTCAAGGTCCTCGACCTGCTGGAGTCGGCGGGCGACCTGCGCGACAAGCTCGCCGCCAACACCGCGCTCTTCCGCACGCGGATGACCGAGGCGGGCTTCGAGATCCTGCCCGGCGACCACGCCATCGCCCCCGTCATGATCGGCGACGCCGCCGAGGCCGCCCGCATGGCCGAGCTGCTCCTGGAGCGCGGCGTGTACGTGATCGGGTTCTCCTACCCGGTCGTCCCGATGGGCGCGGCCCGCATCCGCGTCCAGCTCTCCGCGGCCCACTCCACCGAGGACGTGGAGCGGGCGGTGGCGGCGTTCACCGACGCTCGGGCGACAATGGCCGGGTGA
- a CDS encoding helix-turn-helix domain-containing protein, whose product MTDGFSDPGPTAAGPLVDITARVGELARKLGMSQDEVFDVHQLSDGSGVPAEVVAALLEGRAAGEPDLQARFLQRFSALRRSRLKPNGRPYTQQEIADGAGMSRQQAGALINGDRRPTMEHCDAIQRFFKVHAGYLTAEDSEALADALLRTEQELLHTFAAREQERERELDARSPAGQDPLERLLQDHGVRGIAWRAAQLPTDKHRDKVTEWLDMLLENVRRNDP is encoded by the coding sequence GTGACGGACGGCTTCTCGGATCCGGGACCGACGGCCGCGGGACCCCTGGTGGACATCACCGCCCGCGTCGGCGAACTGGCCCGCAAGCTCGGAATGAGCCAGGACGAGGTCTTCGACGTCCACCAGCTCTCCGATGGATCGGGGGTGCCCGCCGAGGTCGTCGCGGCCCTGCTGGAGGGCCGTGCGGCCGGTGAACCCGACCTCCAGGCCCGGTTCCTGCAGCGGTTCTCGGCGCTGCGTCGCTCACGGCTGAAACCCAACGGCCGCCCCTACACCCAGCAGGAGATCGCCGACGGCGCCGGCATGTCCCGGCAGCAGGCGGGCGCGCTCATCAACGGTGACCGCCGCCCCACCATGGAGCACTGCGACGCCATCCAGCGCTTCTTCAAGGTGCACGCCGGATACCTCACCGCCGAGGACAGCGAGGCGCTCGCCGACGCCCTGCTCCGCACCGAGCAGGAGCTGCTGCACACCTTCGCCGCCCGCGAGCAGGAGCGCGAACGGGAGCTCGACGCCCGCTCCCCCGCCGGCCAGGACCCGCTGGAGCGGCTGCTCCAGGACCACGGGGTGCGCGGCATCGCCTGGCGGGCCGCCCAACTCCCCACGGACAAGCACCGGGACAAGGTCACCGAGTGGCTGGACATGCTCCTGGAGAACGTCAGGCGCAACGACCCCTGA
- a CDS encoding VWA domain-containing protein, producing MITRKRLAAGVCALLATLATGILPADAVAADGQPAQKAAPKVELVLDVSGSMRARDIDGQSRISVAKQAFNDVLDSVPPEVELGIRTLGANYPGEDRKVGCKDTRQLYPVGPLDRTEAKTAVATLAPTGWTPIGPALQGAAQDLKGGDTTRRIVLITDGEDTCAPLDPCEVARDIAAQGIHLVIDTLGLNPDAKTRDQLTCIAQATGGTYTSVKHKDELKDRVKQSVDRAADPVAVPVATNGAASCESAPGLKPGLYTDRETFGEHRWYRVDVKPGQELRAAVSIGADRAVNNDYGVLLRAVTRHGREIVRGSEAGDGRTDLISTGLRYAKPKAKDDADKNTVETVCLQVSNSFSAPASVKTTPGMPVELTVDVVDGPDQPSDVAAFGLGRGWWLLGALVLTGFLAGLLWGWISRWRVAVWRTN from the coding sequence ATGATCACCAGAAAACGGCTGGCGGCCGGGGTGTGCGCGCTGCTCGCCACCCTCGCCACCGGTATCCTCCCGGCCGACGCGGTCGCGGCCGACGGCCAACCCGCGCAGAAGGCCGCACCCAAGGTCGAGCTGGTGCTCGACGTCAGCGGCTCCATGCGGGCCCGCGACATCGACGGCCAGTCCCGGATCTCCGTGGCCAAGCAGGCGTTCAACGACGTACTGGACTCGGTCCCGCCGGAGGTCGAGCTCGGCATCCGCACGCTCGGCGCCAACTACCCGGGCGAGGACCGCAAGGTCGGCTGCAAGGACACCCGCCAGCTGTACCCGGTCGGGCCGCTCGACCGCACCGAGGCCAAGACCGCCGTCGCCACCCTCGCCCCGACCGGCTGGACGCCGATCGGCCCGGCGCTCCAGGGCGCGGCGCAGGACCTCAAGGGCGGCGACACGACCCGCCGGATCGTGCTCATCACCGACGGCGAGGACACCTGCGCCCCGCTCGACCCGTGCGAGGTGGCCCGCGACATCGCCGCCCAGGGCATCCACCTGGTGATCGACACGCTCGGCCTCAACCCCGACGCCAAGACCCGCGACCAGCTGACCTGCATCGCGCAGGCGACCGGCGGCACCTACACCTCGGTCAAGCACAAGGACGAACTCAAGGACCGCGTCAAGCAGTCGGTGGACCGCGCCGCCGACCCGGTGGCCGTCCCGGTGGCCACCAACGGCGCCGCGAGCTGCGAGAGCGCGCCCGGCCTCAAGCCCGGCCTCTACACCGACCGCGAGACGTTCGGCGAGCACCGCTGGTACCGGGTGGACGTCAAGCCCGGCCAGGAGCTGCGCGCGGCCGTCAGCATCGGCGCCGACCGCGCCGTCAACAACGACTACGGGGTCCTGCTGCGCGCGGTGACCCGGCACGGCCGGGAGATCGTCCGCGGCTCCGAGGCCGGCGACGGGCGCACCGACCTCATCTCCACGGGTCTGCGCTACGCCAAGCCGAAGGCGAAGGACGACGCCGACAAGAACACCGTCGAGACCGTCTGCCTCCAGGTCAGCAACTCCTTCTCGGCGCCCGCGTCGGTGAAGACCACGCCGGGCATGCCCGTCGAACTGACCGTGGACGTCGTGGACGGCCCGGACCAGCCCTCGGACGTCGCCGCCTTCGGCCTCGGCCGGGGCTGGTGGCTGCTCGGCGCCCTGGTGCTCACCGGCTTCCTGGCCGGACTGCTGTGGGGCTGGATCTCGCGCTGGCGCGTGGCTGTCTGGAGGACCAACTGA
- the tdh gene encoding L-threonine 3-dehydrogenase: protein MKALVKQHAEPGLWLMDVPEPETGPGDVLIKVLRTGICGTDLHIRSWDGWAQGAVKTPLVLGHEFVGEVAAIGADVQDIAVGDLVSGEGHLVCGKCRNCLAGRRHLCRSTVGLGVGRDGAFAEYVALPASNVWVHRTPVDLDVAAIFDPFGNAVHTALSFPLVGEDVLITGAGPIGIMAAAVAKHAGARNVVITDVSPERLELARKAGATLAVNVAESSIADAQRRLGLREGFDVGLEMSGRGEAMRDMIDNMTHGGKIAMLGLPAQEFPVDWAKIVTSMITVKGIYGREMFETWYAMTVLLEGGLDLSPVITGSYSHRDFDAAFDEAATARSGKIILDWTA from the coding sequence ATGAAGGCCCTTGTCAAGCAGCACGCCGAGCCCGGTCTCTGGCTGATGGACGTGCCGGAGCCCGAGACCGGCCCCGGCGATGTGCTGATCAAGGTGCTGCGCACCGGGATCTGCGGCACCGACCTGCACATCCGCTCCTGGGACGGCTGGGCGCAGGGCGCGGTGAAGACGCCCCTGGTCCTCGGCCACGAGTTCGTCGGCGAGGTGGCGGCGATCGGCGCGGACGTCCAGGACATCGCGGTCGGCGACCTGGTCAGCGGCGAGGGCCACCTGGTCTGCGGCAAGTGCCGCAACTGCCTGGCGGGCCGGCGCCACCTGTGCCGCTCCACCGTCGGCCTCGGGGTCGGCCGCGACGGCGCCTTCGCCGAGTACGTGGCGCTGCCCGCGAGCAACGTGTGGGTGCACCGCACCCCGGTCGACCTCGACGTCGCCGCGATCTTCGACCCGTTCGGCAACGCCGTGCACACCGCGCTCTCCTTCCCGCTGGTCGGCGAGGACGTGCTGATCACCGGCGCGGGCCCGATCGGCATCATGGCGGCGGCCGTGGCCAAGCACGCCGGCGCCCGCAACGTGGTGATCACCGACGTCAGCCCCGAGCGCCTGGAGCTGGCCCGCAAGGCGGGCGCCACGCTCGCGGTCAACGTGGCGGAGTCCTCCATCGCCGACGCCCAGCGCCGCCTCGGGCTGCGCGAGGGCTTCGACGTGGGCCTGGAGATGTCGGGCCGGGGCGAGGCCATGCGCGACATGATCGACAACATGACGCACGGCGGCAAGATCGCGATGCTCGGCCTGCCGGCGCAGGAGTTCCCCGTCGACTGGGCGAAGATCGTCACCTCGATGATCACGGTCAAGGGCATCTACGGCCGTGAGATGTTCGAGACGTGGTACGCGATGACGGTGCTGCTCGAAGGCGGCCTCGACCTCTCGCCGGTGATCACCGGCAGCTACTCCCACCGGGACTTCGACGCGGCCTTCGACGAGGCCGCCACCGCCCGCAGCGGCAAGATCATCCTCGACTGGACCGCCTGA
- a CDS encoding LysR family transcriptional regulator, translating to MIDPRRLRILRAAADHRTVTAAAAALYLTPSAVSQQLAALEQETGHTLLTRSGKGVRLTAAGEILLGHANAVLEQLERAEAELAAYAGGAAGDVTVAAFATGIAEVLAPAVAGLRAEHPAIRVRVRDAEGDEALPLVLDGEADVALAVEYRGAPRADERRLVRVPLYAEPFDAVLPAGHPLAGESEVRLSALAEDDWIGPYPGNPCHDVVLLACEQAGFEPRLLHSSDDFRAVAALAGAGAGVALVPRSALLGMEQRGTVVRPVAGPAATRRVFAAVRGGAEHHPLISPVLAALARAARGLTTG from the coding sequence GTGATCGACCCGCGCCGGCTCCGCATCCTGCGCGCCGCGGCGGACCACCGTACGGTGACCGCCGCGGCCGCAGCGCTCTATCTGACCCCCTCGGCCGTCTCCCAGCAGCTCGCCGCCCTGGAGCAGGAGACCGGCCACACGCTGCTGACCCGCAGCGGCAAGGGCGTACGGCTCACCGCGGCCGGCGAGATCCTGCTCGGGCACGCCAACGCGGTCCTGGAGCAGCTGGAGCGCGCCGAGGCGGAGCTGGCGGCGTACGCGGGCGGCGCGGCCGGGGACGTCACCGTCGCCGCCTTCGCCACCGGCATCGCCGAGGTGCTGGCCCCGGCCGTGGCGGGGCTGCGCGCCGAGCACCCGGCGATCCGGGTCCGGGTGCGGGACGCCGAGGGCGACGAGGCGCTGCCGCTGGTCCTGGACGGCGAGGCGGACGTGGCGCTGGCCGTGGAGTACCGGGGCGCCCCGCGCGCGGACGAGCGCCGTCTGGTGCGGGTCCCGCTCTACGCGGAGCCCTTCGACGCGGTGCTCCCGGCCGGGCACCCGCTCGCGGGGGAGTCCGAGGTGCGCCTCTCCGCCCTCGCCGAGGACGACTGGATCGGCCCCTACCCCGGCAACCCCTGCCACGACGTGGTGCTCCTCGCCTGCGAGCAGGCGGGCTTCGAGCCGCGGCTGCTGCACTCCTCGGACGACTTCCGCGCGGTGGCCGCCCTGGCGGGGGCGGGCGCGGGAGTCGCCCTGGTGCCGCGCTCGGCGCTGCTCGGGATGGAGCAGCGGGGCACGGTGGTGCGCCCGGTGGCGGGCCCGGCCGCGACCCGCCGGGTCTTCGCGGCGGTGCGCGGCGGGGCCGAGCACCACCCCCTGATCAGCCCGGTCCTGGCCGCCCTGGCCCGGGCGGCGCGAGGTCTGACGACCGGCTGA